The DNA sequence TTATCAACATAGGTATGCATGGTATTGACAAAACCCGAACTGATAAAGTAATCCATAATAAAGCGTCTCTTATCACGCTCACTGCCGGTAATATAAACCCCTTTATTAGGCTTACTTTCAATTCCTAGATGGTAGGGAATAAACTTTTCACGAATTTTCTTAAAGTCACTTGACAGCGTTGAACGGCTGACATAGAGTTCATCCGCTAAATCATCAAAATAAATCTCATTTTGCTCGAAGAGAAGCTTGTTAAGCAAATAATTATAACGATCGTTAATATCAGAAATTTCCTTATAGGGGAGCTGAGCTAGATTCAGATGATTTTCTTCCAAGAAGGCAGAATACTGATCATCATCGGAAATGATAAGTTTGTAACCATGTCCTTGCTTTGAGGTCAACTCTAATTTGGGATAGGGTGATAATTTATCCACTAAGGATTTGCAATAGGTTCTAACTGTCCTATCTGAACAGGCTAATTGATCAGCCAATTCCTGACTGGTCATATAATGATCCTTATTTTTAATAAGAATCTGGAGAATCTGTCTTTCACGTTTATTCAGCATAAGACGCTCTCCCCTCATCAGATTTAGATATTTTCCTTGACCAAGGCAGCCATCTTTTCAATTCCCATCGGAATAGGAATATAGGCTTGCGGCGGAATTTGAACGATAGGTTTATTCTTTTTAGCAGCAGCATCAGCCAGCTGTTTGAAGTTCATTTTTGTCTGCGGACTGACTAGATAAAGATCATATTTGTCTGCTTCAATACGTTTTTGACCTTCTGGTACGCCTACCGCATCCATTTCAATATCTTCTCCCTGCTCTTGCAGCATAGTCATTGTTTTTTTAGCAATCATCGAAGAAGACATACCGCCTGCGCAGATAATCAATGCTTGTTTTGCCATAATATTAAACTCCTTTATTAGTTTATTTCTGCCTTTATTATATAACAGCGTTTTCAATATGTGCATGGCTACTTTTTCCGTATCTCAACGGAAAATCTCTCTATGGATACGGAAACTATGGAAATCTATTTCTTTAAAATTTCCGCAAAAAAAGACCAACCTTACAGTTGATCTCCTGTCTTTATAGATAAAGCCCAACCTGACGGTAAGTTACAATAACGTTTTTGAGCTTCAATTGATATTCCTGCATGATTAACTGCCGCAATTTAACATCATTAATGGTTGATGCGACTACAAAACCATCCGACGTTTCATATTTTATGGATAAAATATCCATCAGTTTGGAATTTTGGCGAATATCTGGCTTATCAGTTCCCTTAAAATTAATGAAATAAGTACTAGCTGTTTTGCCATTTTTCTCCTGATAGGTAGGCGTGGTTATTCTTTTTCTTACCCCAAAAATAAGGTAAAATACCAAGCCTATTATAGCAACGGTAACCAAAATTCCTAAAATATTATACCACATAAACGTCACCTTTCTTTCTGTAACAACATCAAGAGCCTTTTTACATGACATGGATTTTCAGCCCTTAGATATAGCAACTAGGCTAACAGCCTATAAGTTCTCTCCATTTGAAGCAATAACTTTCTTGTACCAGTCAAAGGACAGCTTCGGCGAACGAGCGTAAGTTCCTGAACCGTCATCGTGCT is a window from the Streptococcus criceti HS-6 genome containing:
- a CDS encoding PTS cellobiose transporter subunit IIB, producing MAKQALIICAGGMSSSMIAKKTMTMLQEQGEDIEMDAVGVPEGQKRIEADKYDLYLVSPQTKMNFKQLADAAAKKNKPIVQIPPQAYIPIPMGIEKMAALVKENI